In one Lolium rigidum isolate FL_2022 chromosome 3, APGP_CSIRO_Lrig_0.1, whole genome shotgun sequence genomic region, the following are encoded:
- the LOC124699276 gene encoding probable ascorbate-specific transmembrane electron transporter 2, which yields MAIGGIIGSHQRHSVVASRVAMFAHLLFLVTAVLMLVWLLRFRGGINIQSEDPDQIFNVHPFVMSWGFILLIGEAILVYTTVPMNHRAQKMVHMLVHMVAFILGVFGVYAAFKFHNAAVAPDLVSLHSWIGIGAISLFALQWLIGFAVFWMPGTHEHTRAAAAPLHVAGGLAVFLLAVCAAQTGLVQKGASATPGGTEANLINVTGVFILFYGATVAATVVLRMATRHV from the exons ATGGCGATCGGGGGTATCATCGGGAGCCACCAACGGCACTCCGTGGTGGCCTCGCGCGTGGCCATGTTCGCGCACCTGCTCTTCCTTGTCACCGCCGTCCTCATGCTCGTCTGGCTCCTGCGCTTccgcggcggcatcaacatacaGTCCGAAGACCCAGACCAGATCTTCAAC GTTCATCCCTTCGTGATGTCCTGGGGTTTCATTCTTCTTATTGGAGAAG CCATACTGGTGTACACGACGGTCCCGATGAACCACCGGGCGCAGAAGATGGTGCACATGCTGGTCCACATGGTGGCCTTCATCCTGGGCGTCTTCGGCGTCTACGCGGCGTTCAAGTTCCACAACGCGGCCGTGGCGCCGGACCTAGTCAGCCTccactcctggatcggcatcggcgCCATCTCCCTCTTCGCCCTGCAGTGGCTCATCGGCTTCGCCGTCTTCTGGATGCCCGGAACGCACGAGCACACCCGCGCCGCCGCGGCGCCCTTGCACGTCGCCGGAGGTCTGGCCGTCTTCCTCCTGGCCGTCTGCGCCGCGCAGACGGGGCTCGTCCAGAAGGGCGCCAGCGCCACGCCCGGCGGCACCGAGGCCAACCTCATCAACGTCACcggcgtcttcatcctcttctacGGGGCCACCGTCGCGGCCACCGTCGTGCTGCGCATGGCCACGCGGCACGTCTAG